In one window of Clavelina lepadiformis chromosome 4, kaClaLepa1.1, whole genome shotgun sequence DNA:
- the LOC143452138 gene encoding uncharacterized protein LOC143452138 → MKVILAGYCKTGTKSMAAALETLGYNVYDYLEHFWYHYDEWQEIICSQGATKERFQRMYKDVDVVADMVPLKFWKEIHDAFPDAKIILTTRDEDDWLPSYIAQWKSMDDYFLFKMMMLITPTGRRLFKYYQLGVRIFEGAVMRHPFDYKFLQNETMMRLAYRTHQTGCIANAPKDKLLVYSVRDGWEPLCKFLGKEIPNKAFPRLNSRKAMFDKLKIDSPAIRRMKQEFVVSVFIISSLGVLGVYKLYRSGLTIPYLYPGFV, encoded by the exons ATGAAAGTGATACTGGCTGGTTATTGCAAAACTGGGACCAAGTCAATGGCAGCCGCACTGGAAACTTTGGGCTACAACGTCTATGATTACTTGGAGCATTTTTGGTATCATTACGATGAATGGCAAGAAATAATATGCAGCCAGGGTGCCACGAAAGAACGCTTTCAACGAATGTACAAAGATGTAGATGTAGTCGCGGATATGGTACCGCTAAAATTTTGGAAAGAAATCCACGATGCTTTCCCTGATGCTAAA ATCATACTAACAACAAGAGATGAAGACGATTGGCTCCCGAGTTATATTGCCCAGTGGAAATCAATGGatgattattttttgtttaaaatgatgATGCTAATCACTCCAACAGGAAGACGGTTGTTTAAATACTATCAGTTAGGGG TAAGAATATTCGAAGGTGCAGTTATGAGACATCCTTTTGACTACAAATTTCTTCAAAACGAAACAATGATGAGATTGGCCTACCGTACACACCAAACAGGATGTATCGCG AACGCACCAAAAGACAAACTGCTTGTGTACAGTGTAAGAGATGGCTGGGAGCCTCTGTGCAAATTTCTGGGAAAAGAAATCCCTAACAAAGCGTTTCCACGTTTAAACAGCAGGAAAGCAATGTTTGACAAACTCAAGATAGATTCCCCAGCTATTCGCCGCATGAAACAAGAATTTGTAGTTTCTGTCTTTATTATCAGTAGCCTTGGAGTGTTGGGAGTGTACAAACTCTACCGAAGTGGACTTACGATTCCGTATCTTTATCCAGGTTTTGTCTAA